The sequence AAAAGTATAATTCTCCCTCAGGTTTTTCCTGTTTAATTCTATGTGAGCCATTTTTTTATTGTCTAATCAAATGATTGATAATATTGTAAATTTTTGGGAAAGCTCAAAAAGCAAATATCAAAAACAAATAATTTGCCTTTCGCCTTTTATCTTTTGTCTTTTTATCTTTTATGTTCTTAAAGCTAATCCACAATCACGCGTGGAATATTCTGCGGCAAGCGCGCCAGCACTTCATAATTAAGCTGATCGCTAAACTCGACAAACGAGGCTACCGTAATATCCTGTTCGCCTTGATCGCCAATAAAAACTACTTCATCTCCAATTTTCACTTCTTCAATTCCTGTGATATCGATAATGAGCATGTTCATATTCACCATTCCCACCACACCCACGCGCTGACCATGAATGAGTACCCGTCCCTGATTGCTGAGCGACCGGCTGTAACCGGTGGAATATCCGGTAGGAATAATGGCGATGGTCATGTCTTGCTTAGCCAGGTAAGTGGTTCCGTAACTTACAAACTCGCCCGACTTCACACTCTTGATAGTCATCACAGTGCTCTTCCAACTAATAACATGGCTAAGCGGGTTTTGATTGGTGTGGTTGCCATGGGTGTAATAAATAAACGTTTCGGGGCTGGGCCAGAAACCATACTGCAAAATGCCCACGCGCACCATGTCCATGCGTGTTTTAGGATAAGCCACCGATGCTGCCGAACAAGCAGTGTGCATGATGTCGGGAACAATACCCTGGCGCGCCAGCCACTTGTAGGTGCGATTATAACTCTTGTATTGCTTCTGAATGCGGTAATAATTGGAGATACTTTCGGCGCCGGCATAATGAGTGCACAAGCCGCGAATAATAAAATTATCAGGATTTTGATTCAGGATTTTTACACTCTTTTTTAGCTCCAAAGGCGCTAGTCCGGTGCGATTCATGCCGGTTTCTATCTCCAGATGAATCT comes from Bacteroidales bacterium and encodes:
- the alr gene encoding alanine racemase, producing MHYPSVIELSKSALENNFSFLRNFYGEDVRISSVVKANAYGHGISQFVPVAEGCGIDHFSVFSLDEAVQVRNALENHADVMVMGWIDPADIEMAVADEYEFYVFEPEVLPLALEASKKTGKKAKIHLEIETGMNRTGLAPLELKKSVKILNQNPDNFIIRGLCTHYAGAESISNYYRIQKQYKSYNRTYKWLARQGIVPDIMHTACSAASVAYPKTRMDMVRVGILQYGFWPSPETFIYYTHGNHTNQNPLSHVISWKSTVMTIKSVKSGEFVSYGTTYLAKQDMTIAIIPTGYSTGYSRSLSNQGRVLIHGQRVGVVGMVNMNMLIIDITGIEEVKIGDEVVFIGDQGEQDITVASFVEFSDQLNYEVLARLPQNIPRVIVD